One Gadus morhua chromosome 1, gadMor3.0, whole genome shotgun sequence DNA segment encodes these proteins:
- the spcs1 gene encoding signal peptidase complex subunit 1, with product MFSKFNSIPTHMDYKGQKLAEQIFQGIVLVSAVIGFVYGLVIEQFGWTVYIVLAGFAISCVLTLPPWPMYRRSPLAWQPALPESPVEAAPKPESLKKKKHK from the exons ATGTTTTCAAAATTCAACTCCATTCCAACACATATG GACTATAAAGGCCAGAAGTTGGCTGAGCAGATCTTCCAGGGAATAGTGCTTGTATCTGCG GTGATCGGGTTTGTCTATGGTCTGGTTATTGAACAGTTTGGCTGGACGGTTTATATAGTATTGGCTGGTTTTGCTATATCTTGTGTG CTGACCCTGCCTCCGTGGCCGATGTACAGGAGGAGCCCTCTGGCTTGGCAGCCGGCGCTACCAGAGAGCCCTGTGGAGGCCGCTCCGAAACCAGAATCCCTCAAGAAGAAGAAGCACAAGTAA
- the glt8d1 gene encoding glycosyltransferase 8 domain-containing protein 1, producing the protein MTLRRVNVVILVLLVVAFLIVIQRNLLNLNDFLKKETPDSVSGVILPFESDVSPSVRADSIRTGDEIPVVITASEERLGAVVAAINSIYQNTKANVVFNIVALNDTVDHLQEWLSRTRLNHVKYKITVFKPDVLNGKISKDPKRLETVKPLTFARFYLPFYLPEAEKAIYLDDDVIVQGDIKDLYETSLKPGHAAAFSDDCDSASTKGIVHGAGNQNYYIGFLDFKKEAIKKLGMRAKTCSFNPGVIVANLTEWRNQNISGQLEHWMELNAQQDLYSNTLADSITTPPLLVVFYKHHSSIDPMWHVRHLGSTGAGPRYSAQFVKAAKLLHWNGHYKPWGVKSAYSDVWERWYIPDPTGKFSPLRRHSGE; encoded by the exons atGACATTGAGGAGAG TGAATGTGGTGATTCTGGTGCTGCTGGTAGTCGCCTTCTTGATTGTAATTCAACGAAATCTCTTAAATCTTAATGACTTTTTAAAGAAAGAAACTCCAG ATTCAGTTTCTGGGGTGATCCTTCCCTTTGAATCGGATGTGTCCCCTAGTGTCAGAGCAGACTCAATAAGGACAGGGGATGAGATCCCTGTTGTCATCACTGCCTCTGAGGAGAGACTGGGCGCTGTGGTTGCTGCAATAAACAGCATCTATCAAAACACCAAAGCCAACGTGGTGTTCAACATAGTGGCCCTCAACGACACAGTGGATCATCTACA GGAGTGGTTGAGTAGGACCAGGCTCAACCATGTCAAGTACAAGATAACCGTTTTCAAACCTGATGTCCTAAATGGCAAGAtatcaaaagatccaaagagaCTGGAAACCGTGAAACCG TTAACGTTTGCTAGGTTTTATCTGCCCTTCTACTTACCTGAAGCTGAGAAAGCCATCTATCTAGACGATGATGTCATTGTGCAAG GAGATATTAAAGACCTTTATGAAACCAGCTTGAAACCGGGACACGCAGCAGCCTTTTCAGATGACTGTGATTCAGCCTCCACCAAGGGCATCGTACACGGGGCTGGGAACCAG AATTACTACATCGGCTTCCTGGACTTCAAGAAGGAAGCCATCAAGAAGCTGGGGATGAGGGCCAAGACGTGCTCCTTCAACCCCGGGGTCATCGTAGCGAACCTCACCGAGTGGAGGAACCAGAACATCTCCGGCCAGCTGGAGCACTGGATGGAGCTCAACGCACA GCAGGATCTTTACAGCAACACATTGGCAGACAGCATCACCACCCCTCCACTTCTTGTCGTGTTCTATAAACATCACTCCTCCATCGACCCCATGTGGCACGTCAGGCACCTTG GCTCCACAGGGGCTGGCCCGCGATACTCGGCCCAGTTTGTGAAGGCAGCAAAGCTCCTCCACTGGAACGGACATTACAAGCCCTGGGGGGTGAAGTCAGCCTACTCTGACGTCTGGGAGAGATGGTACATCCCGGACCCCACAGGGAAGTTCAGTCCTCTTCGCAGACACTCGGGAGAGTAA